From the genome of Lutzomyia longipalpis isolate SR_M1_2022 chromosome 2, ASM2433408v1, one region includes:
- the LOC129790601 gene encoding chromosome transmission fidelity protein 18 homolog: MDQYPTAEEEYEMMYGDELEMMDDDLDYPENPPPAAVENVPNTQPPQRRTQEIFPDSPALSQISRIDSINRRLFDESVSLPNASTPLANRSTLMENEEIPANPGARKRRLDLYGENLFSPGWQMRQQQKKQKREEDRDTRMIEQILTARKLTHDMANCKGSNLTRLEQLHRFKMQNLSYLLPNYPFQALSRSDGERIYVRTHNEEFMEKALEEVGAQGRPLDSLLGDAKTQIWDEAREIILRRSSTEEKPSEVAEEVIPGVQRDLWVEKYRPRRYRDLLSDETTNRCLLQWLKMWDKVVFNRDVEVKAAPGKPLNTFNKQTGRFESNGGWKKSFRTRNNLLTDRDALGRPLQKIALLSGAPGLGKTTLAHVIAHHAGYSVREVNASDERTPEAFRQVLEDGTQMKSLLEKENRPNCLVFDEIDGAPAASIELLIRFASDAMAPAQKGKKGAKVSKNVLKRPIICICNDIYTPSLRQLRQMALVVTFPPLNSERLAERLLTIASQEGVKTDFGALLSLCEKTGNDIRSCISMIQFFSATKKPLMLSDVLRGNIGQKDQHKGLFAIWASIFQTQRQKPPVFEENPTEVAHRRPSKLDTIVSIVQSGGDYERLTQGVFENYPLQKISDVTMLNTAEVTDWFVFSDLLQRMINQLQNYTIYPYLPYTFAMWHNLLATLQRANISFPSKGFEASQKLQTHRMLMIAMRKGLGNNVRGIGDGFVMLMDALPLIRRILSPNIRSVSLHLLTPKDRSDLQHAVEVMADLGVKFMQIKGADGTFKYQMEPDIELLSIFRGSTDDSPLSYWTRQLIAREVDLENMRRAKPKLGEIIVKKKPQMPNHLQCLQPRKVEKVSKYKEMVVKDFFGRVVTRKAPLSIKEGGSDGIVKSPIWYRFKEGYNNAVRKDITLSDLI, translated from the exons atggaTCAATATCCAACTGCAGAGGAAGAGTATGAGATGATGTACGGGGATGAGTTGGAAATGATGGATGACGATTTGG ATTATCCAGAAAATCCACCTCCAGCAGCTGTGGAAAATGTTCCAAATACTCAACCACCGCAGCGGAGGACACAGGAAATCTTTCCAGATAGCCCGGCATTGTCGCAAATCTCCCGGATTGATAGTATAAATCGCAGACTCTTTGATGAGAGTGTTTCCCTGCCCAATGCTTCAACACCTCTAGCCAATAGGAGTACGTTGatggaaaatgaggaaatccCAGCGAATCCTGGTGCAAGAAAGCGTCGCCTTGACCTGTACGGGGAGAACTTATTCAGTCCCGGTTGGCAGATGCGGCAGCAGCAGAAGAAGCAGAAACGCGAGGAAGACAGAGACACCCGGATGATTGAGCAAATTCTCACTGCACGTAAACTAACTCACGATATGGCCAATTGTAAGGGGAGCAATTTGACGCGTCTGGAGCAACTACATCGCTTCAAGATGCAAAATCTCTCCTACCTCCTGCCCAATTATCCCTTCCAGGCGCTTTCCCGTAGCGATGGGGAGCGCATTTATGTCCGAACACACAATGAGGAATTTATGGAGAAGGCATTGGAGGAAGTGGGGGCTCAAGGGAGGCCATTGGATTCCCTTTTAGGGGATGCAAAGACACAAATATGGGATGAAGCTCGAGAAATTATCCTCCGTCGCAGCAGTACTGAGGAGAAACCCTCGGAAGTTGCTGAAGAAGTTATTCCTGGAGTTCAGCGAGATCTCTGGGTGGAGAAATATCGCCCTAGACGGTATAGAGATCTCCTATCGGATGAGACAACCAACCGATGCCTTCTGCAGTGGCTCAAAATGTGGGATAAAGTTGTCTTTAATCGTGATGTGGAGGTGAAGGCAGCTCCTGGAAAGCCCCTGAATACATTCAATAAGCAAACAGGGAGATTTGAGAGCAATGGTGGGTGGAAGAAGTCTTTCCGGACAAGGAATAATCTCCTCACGGACAGGGATGCCCTTGGGAGGCCTCTGCAGAAAATTGCCTTACTTTCGGGTGCTCCGGGACTCGGGAAGACCACCCTGGCGCACGTTATAGCTCACCATGCGGGGTATTCCGTGAGGGAAGTTAATGCATCCGATGAGAGGACTCCGGAAGCATTCAGACAAGTCCTCGAGGATGGGACACAAATGAAATCTCTGCTGGAGAAGGAAAATCGTCCCAATTGCCTGGTTTTCGATGAAATTGACGGAGCTCCGGCAGCTTCTATTGAGCTTCTCATTCGATTCGCCTCGGACGCCATGGCTCCCGCACAGAAGGGGAAGAAAGGTGCCAAAGTGTCCAAGAATGTCCTCAAAAGGCCAATAATTTGCATTTGCAATGACATCTACACCCCATCGTTGCGTCAGCTCCGTCAAATGGCACTCGTGGTGACTTTCCCGCCACTAAATAGTGAAAGATTGGCTGAGAGATTGCTCACAATTGCCAGCCAGGAGGGTGTAAAGACGGATTTTGGGGCATTGCTGTCGTTGTGTGAGAAAACGGGCAATGATATTCGCTCGTGCATCTcaatgattcaattttttagcGCCACAAAGAAGCCCCTGATGCTCAGCGATGTTCTCCGTGGGAATATCGGGCAGAAGGATCAGCACAAGGGGCTCTTTGCCATCTGGGCCAGTATCTTCCAGACGCAGCGACAGAAGCCGCCTGTCTTTGAGGAGAATCCCACAGAAGTGGCCCATCGGCGACCATCGAAGCTGGACACCATTGTGAGCATTGTCCAATCCGGAGGGGACTACGAGCGCCTAACACAGGGTGTCTTTGAGAATTATCCCCTGCAGAAGATTTCCGATGTTACCATGCTCAATACAGCCGAAGTGACGGATTGGTTCGTCTTCTCGGACCTCCTGCAGCGAATGATTAATCAGCTGCAAAACTACACCATCTACCCGTACCTCCCCTACACATTCGCCATGTGGCACAACCTCCTCGCCACCCTCCAGCGTGCCAACATTTCCTTCCCATCTAAAGGATTCGAG GCTTCGCAGAAACTTCAAACCCATCGAATGCTGATGATTGCCATGAGGAAGGGACTTGGTAACAATGTGAGGGGTATTGGTGATGGATTTGTGATGCTAATGGATGCTCTTCCGCTTATCCGACGAATTCTCAGTCCTAACATTCGTTCAGTTTCGCTGCATTTGCTCACGCCGAAGGATCGTTCTGACCTTCAGCATGCCGTTGAAGTGATGGCAGATCTTGGGGTGAAGTTTATGCAGATAAAGGGCGCCGATGGGACGTTCAAGTACCAAATGGAGCCAGACATTGAGCTCCTCAGCATCTTCAGGGGTTCCACCGATGATAGCCCCCTGAGCTACTGGACACGTCAGCTCATTGCGCGTGAAGTGGATTTGGAGAATATGCGACGAGCCAAGCCAAAACTTGGGGAAATCATCGTGAAGAAGAAGCCCCAAATGCCAAATCATCTGCAGTGCCTTCAACCGCGGAAAGTTGAGAAAGTTTCCAAATACAAGGAAATG GTCGTGAAGGATTTTTTCGGGCGTGTTGTGACGAGAAAGGCTCCTCTGTCCATTAAGGAGGGTGGCAGCGATGGTATCGTTAAGAGTCCCATTTGGTATCGCTTCAAGGAGGGCTACAACAATGCAGTCCGCAAGGATATAACCCTTTCCGATCTCATCTGA
- the LOC129790604 gene encoding frizzled-4-like: protein MVTHSTRMLMRSCLLVLLISLACAAHANPDISMRTCEPIRIELCRGIGYNETSMPNLVGHEVQTDVDFTLQTFSPLIQYGCSAQLHFFLCAAYVPMCTPKVPVPIGPCRGLCETTRARCLPVLQGFGFPWPSALECSRFPEENNHEHMCMEGPGEPSDGLPPPTSKIKSHVSNCQDLVKSHLYARLNRSGRCAPLCEADIMFDAQEKHLAEVWVTAWSVAALLTAIVATLCLIFTDTKWDKIFMPLVTCHLLVAVGWSVRWLAKRNPTACGYDPQLPGVSLLLTDGLSNAPCAGTFLLRYYFGMAAGVWWAILCFYWHLAVRRTRMENLTERPGQLKFRTDSYSSLTQLTAWGVPALQTVAVLVSRYVDADELLGACYVGNQSDRALRLLVAMPLFCCWCSGSVNLFVGYLMRRRKPEIPPLRPMPEHMDGMGRFLFVYCIPSGLLMIAVFYEFANRDLWLNVQPSMEPAAAIKAPMWPFMMKAFMELLLGVLASAWALGPRAVTMWKNRFGKKCKQTPQKFPAAQPIYPAASYQIVCPQNSMVSSMTGSLPRHPRKYPSHALRKHQRMYKTSVSQTRSLTGNETVF, encoded by the exons ATGGTGACACATAGCACGCGGATGCTAATGAGGAGTTGCCTTCTTGTGCTGCTAATTTCCCTGGCATGTGCCGCACATGCCAATCCAGATATCTCGATGCGCACATGTGAACCCATTCGAATTGAATTGTGCCGCGGAATTGGCTACAATGAGACCTCAATGCCCAATTTGGTGGGGCACGAAGTCCAGACGGACGTGGATTTCACCCTGCAGACGTTCTCGCCGCTCATCCAGTATGGTTGCAGTGCACAACTTCACTTCTTCCTCTGTGCCGCCTACGTGCCGATGTGCACACCCAAAGTTCCCGTCCCAATTGGACCCTGTCGTGGTCTATGCGAGACAACCCGAGCTCGATGCCTGCCCGTCCTGCAGGGTTTTGGCTTTCCCTGGCCCAGCGCCTTGGAGTGCAGCCGATTCCCCGAGGAGAACAACCACGAGCACATGTGCATGGAAGGACCAGGAGAACCAAGTGATGGTCTCCCCCCACCAACGTCCAAAATCAAATCACACGTCTCCAATTGCCAGGATCTTGTCAAGTCGCATCTCTATGCCAGGCTCAATCGCAGTGGAAGATGTGCTCCACTCTGTGAGGCAGATATTATGTTCGATGCCCAGGAGAAGCATCTTGCAGAGGTGTGGGTAACAGCCTGGAGTGTAGCAGCACTCCTGACGGCCATTGTTGCCACACTATGCCTCATCTTTACGGACACTAAATGGGACAAGATCTTCATGCCACTCGTCACGTGCCATTTACTTGTGGCCGTTGGCTGGAGTGTGCGCTGGCTGGCGAAACGCAACCCAACAGCCTGTGGGTATGATCCTCAACTTCCAGGAGTGTCTCTCCTGCTCACCGATGGACTCTCTAATGCCCCATGTGCAGGCACCTTCCTTCTTCGCTACTATTTCGGCATGGCAGCTGGAGTTTG gTGGGCAATTTTGTGCTTCTACTGGCATTTAGCAGTTCGAAGGACCCGTATGGAGAACCTGACTGAACGCCCTGGACAGCTAAAGTTTAGGACTGATTCTTATTCATCATTGACTCAACTAACAGCTTGGGGCGTGCCAGCACTTCAAACTGTTGCTGTTCTTGTATCGAGATATGTGGATGCTGATGAATTGTTGG GTGCTTGCTACGTTGGCAATCAATCGGACCGGGCGCTGCGTCTCCTCGTGGCTATGCCATTGTTCTGCTGCTG GTGCTCTGGCTCCGTAAACCTCTTCGTGGGGTACCTCATGAGGCGACGAAAGCCAGAAATCCCGCCGTTGCGCCCAATGCCGGAGCACATGGACGGCATGGGGAGATTCCTCTTTGTCTACTGCATCCCCAGTGGGCTCCTCATGATTGCTGTTTTCTACGAATTTGCCAATCGGGACCTCTGGCTCAATGTGCAACCATCAATGGAGCCCGCAGCGGCCATCAAGGCACCCATGTGGCCATTCATGATGAAAG CTTTTATGGAACTCCTTTTGGGTGTCTTGGCATCTGCATGGGCATTGGGGCCACGTGCTGTGACAATGTGGAAGAATCGCTTTGGGAAGAAGTGCAAGCAGACACCACAGAAATTCCCAGCAGCTCAGCCCATCTATCCAGCTGCATCCTATCAAATTGTCTGCCCGCAGAACTCGATGGTGTCCTCGATGACCGGGAGTCTACCTCGGCATCCACGGAAGTACCCATCGCACGCCCTCCGGAAGCATCAGCGGATGTACAAGACTTCTGTGTCACAGACACGCAGCCTAACTGGCAATGAGACAGTCTTCTGA